ACATCATCGAGCGGCGGATGCCGAAGACCGACAATCCCTTGAAGAATGCGCCGCACACGGCCCGGATGGTGACGGCGGCCGACTGGTCCCATCCCTACTCCCGCGAGCAGGCGGCGTTTCCAGCGCCGTGGGTGCGCGAGCACAAGTTCTGGCCGAGCGTGGGGCGTATCGACGAAGCCTACGGAGATCGCAATCTGGTCTGCACCTGCCCGCCGATGGAAAGTTACGCGACGTCGTGAAGATCCAAAGTCCGGTGAGCGCGCGAATAGGGAGCGGGCAGGCCAACGGCTCGTTCCTGCGTAAACGCGTGACGCGGCACTGCCGGGCGTTCGTGCTCTTGTTGATTCCCGTCCTGCCCGCCCTGGGTCTGGCCGAAGAAACCGTCGCCGAATGGGAGCCGGGCAAACTGTACCGGGCCGGGGTGCGCGTGAGCGATCCGGCCACTGGTGGGTCGTTCGTGATTCCATCGGAGTGGGAAGGACGGGTGCCGCCCGGATCCGACGCCTTGCTCCTGGGCTCCGAGCGCCATGCCGGGGTGGGAGTGGTCGCGCTGATGGCCCGCACCGACCGTGCGGAGCTGAAGCAAAAGCTGTCGGAGCCACAGGACTTCGGGGGAGAGGTCATTCTGCAACTGTCCAGTCCGCTCGAAGAAGACGACCGGACCATCCGCGCCTCCTATCTCCATGGCAACGTGGTCGGCCGCGCCTGCGCGGTCATGGGACCGGAAGGCCGCGCGATCGTCTTTTTTCTAGCCGGTCCCGCCAGCGATGCGGATCTCTATGAACGTCTGTTGAGCGAACTGGCCTCCTCCACAACCTTCGAGCCGGTCGCGACCACGTAATCCACACCGACAGTCTCTGCCGTCGTTCGAGTTGATATGTGCTCTCAGGCCATGGTGCCTCCAGAGTCTCCCCATGGCCCGGTCGAAAGGGTAGAATCGGCGAATGAGCCGGTTCGCCGAACAAGTCGAATCGGCCGGGATTGCGAACCATTCAGCGGGGAGGAGAGTGAAATGGATCGTCGCAGCTTTCTGATTCGGACCGGATTGCTGATCGGCGCGGCGGTGATGGAGGCGGCCGTGAGCGGCTGCGAAACGCCGCAGGTCAGGCGCCGGCGGGAGGGCTATAAAAACTGGACGGCCGTGCGCAACGAGTTCTTGCTGGATCGCAGCAAGATCCATATGACCGGCTTCTTGCTGGCCTCGCATCCCGCGCCGGTGCGTGAAGCCATCGAGCGCCACCGGCAGGGGCTGGATGAGGACCCGGCCACCTACTGGTCAGAGCGTGAGGAAACCGGGGAAGCGGCGGTGCTGGCGGCGGCGGCCGGCTACTTAGGCGTCAGCGCGACCGATATCGCCTTGACCGACAGCACCACGATGGGCTTGGGGCTTCTCTATGGGGGGCTCAAGCTGTCCCAGGGACAGGAAATCCTCTCCACGATCCACGACCATTACTCGACGGACACGTCGCTTCGCTTGAGAGCTGAGCGGACCGGCGCCTCGTTCCGGCAGATTCCGCTGTACAAGGATCTCAAGACAGTCACGCAGGAGGAAATCGTTCAGACACTCGTGAAAGAGGTACGGCCCGAGACCCGCTATGTCGCCGTGACCTGGGTCCATTCCAGTACTGGACTTAAACTGCCCATTCGCGCGATCGCCGATGCGTTGGCGACGATCAACCGTTCGCGGGCGGAACAAGACCGAATCCTGCTGTGCGTGGACGGCGTGCATGGGTTGGGCGTGGAGAACGTGAAGTTGCCTGACCTGGGCTGCGATTTCTTCGTGGCGGGCACGCACAAGTGGATGTTCGGACCGCGCGGGACCGGCTTGGTCTGGGGGAAACCGCAGGCCTGGCCCCTCGCGCAGGCGACGATCCCCACGTTCGATTCGACCGCCTATCGCATGTGGATGAAGGAGACTGCCGAACATGCGATCCATCAGGCCGCGTTGATGACGCCGGGCGGCTTCCATTCCTTCGAACATCGGTGGGCGTTGAATGAAGCCTTCACGTTCCATCAGATCATCGGCAAGGCGCAGGTGACGGAACGGATCTACGAGCTGAATCAGCAATTGAAGCAGGGCTTGGCCACAATGCCGCGCGTGACCCTGCATACGCCGATGTCTCAAGATCTCTCCGCGGGGATCGTGTGTTTCGAGATCGAAGGGATGAAGCCGGGGAAGGTGGTCGAAAAGCTCAAGGAGGACAAGATCATCGCGAGCGTGAGCCCCTATGCGGTGCAATATGTCCGGCTCGCGCCGAGCCTGCTGAACACGCCGGGTGAGGTGGAGGTGGTGCTGCGGGCGATCCGTGACCTTACTGTATGAATGAGAGTGGAGTCGTATTGGTCCGGAGGCCCTTAAGCGTGGCCGAGGTCTATAGGTTCGCGGCGGCTATAGGAGAAGTGGAAGGACACCCATACTGGTCCTGTGCTCCCGGAACGCGCGCCCTCAGAAGGGCCTCGTTCCACGGCCGCAATCGGACCAGCATGGGTGCCCTTCCAGAAAAAGGGACAATGGTCCTGAGAGTTTGAATCCATTGGGTGCTGAGGCATACTGCCACCTATGCCATTTAATCTTCCTCTGAAAGACATGACGCTTCAGGAGAAGCTCGCGGCGATGGAGTCGATTTGGGAAGACCTCGCGCGAACTCCTGATGCGATCGAATCGCCTGACTGGCACCAAGATATTCTCGATGAACGCCGCCGGCAGGTTGCTGAGGGGCGGGCTCACTTCATCGACTGGGAAACTGCCAAGACAGACATCCGCAAGAAGCTGTTCTGAAATCGAAAACCCGGCCACTCTGGTCCTATTTGAGCGATCAGATCCCTCCAATCCAACAATAGCGAATTAGGCCGCAGCGCCGCTCTTCTGCCCAAGGGCTCTGGCGATGTCTCGCGGTCTTGCGCCGAGCACCACCAACCCGCGTACCAGCAAGTCAATGGAAACGGTCCGATCTGCCGCTTCCATCTTGGCAATACGCGATTGACTCGATTGGAGCCGCTTGGCCAAGGCCAGTTGCGAGAGCCCGTGAGCCTCGCGACGCGCACGGAGAGCCTGGCTTAGATTCACCTTCATCTCGACCAATGCGGCTTCCTCTGGACTGAGCCCGAGGAAATTTTCGGCTGTTCCCACCCGCCACCCTCGCGCCTCAAGTCGTTTCTGTTTGGCCTTGTCCATGGTCACTCCTCCTTGTTCGCAGCCTCATCATAGGCACGCAACCGACGCCGACATGTCTCAATGACCTGATGAGGAGTCGCTTGTGTCTTCTTGGAGAAGACTTCTGCGATCACAATGGCATCGGAATCTACGCGGTACATAATGCGCCACGTCGCTGTCTCGTCGGGTATTCGCAGTTCATGACAACGCAGGCCGACGATGGGCATCGGCCGTGAGTGGGGCATGCTCGGTGCCTCTCCTCATTGCAGGCGGCGCAGCAAGATACCGGCTTCGAGCCTGGCTGCTGCCGACAACGGTGGGCTCTTCACCTCCCCGTGCAACCAAACCAGGGGCTTGTCGGTCGGGCTCATCGAGGCAGAATATATGTCAATAATGACATGGATGCAAGGCGTGAAGCCGAACTGAGGCGCTCCCCTATTATAGAAAGATCGCGCTTGACATTCAGTTAACGCGAAGCTGTCCCGGTGGGCGATGCGCGGACAAAATCTTGAATACGTGTTGGATATGCAAGTAGACTTGCCTTCCAATTGAGTGCTGAGGCTGTTGTACTATGTTGCACGGGGAGGCCGCAGCAGATTCAAATGGTTAACTGGCAACAAAATGGATACTGTACAGAAGCAATTTGAGAGAGCAAACGGGGACACGTTTATCGAATGGCTGAATGCGCAGTTGGACGCGTATTATGCCTTTTCTCGGCGCGCCGGAGAGGCCCCTGACTTGGTCTATTCATTCAGTGATTCTGAACTATTTATCGAAGTGACGGCGGGTTACTACGACAGTGCGCATGCAACTTTCCTTTGGGAGAACGCTCGGGCGGCCGAAGGGGCACCCTCGGGTTGGACCGGGGTGAATCCCGACAAATGTCTTGCGGAGGCTATTCATCGACGTGTCACCGACAAATCGAAAAATCGCTACGGCTCAAATTGCATACTCCTGGTGGTCGTTCCTCCTGGCGTTACTTCGGCAGAGGACCTTGCTCGTCTGCTCGCTGAAAAGGCTCCCCCGGTCTACACGCCTTTTGCCGGGATATATGTCGCTGGGCGCTTCCCAATCACAAGTAGAAGCTCGGGGGGTTATCGGGTGATACCAATAAAGGAGTTGCGAGCTAACTCCGCAATCGAGAGGGAGGCGCGCAAGAGAGGCGCGCGCTTCACATTGTGAACCTTAATTTTTAGTGAGCAACAATGGGTCTTCTGAACAAGTTGTTTGGTTATCGATGGAGTCTCTACATCGTCATGGGAAACCAGTTAGCATATGCCATGCACGAAAACTCAGCGCTCCGAATCGTTGGTTACGTTATGGCATATTTTGCGGATGGTGGAAAGCCCGTCGAACCTTGGAGCCTTTACCTCAATTTCAACCATAAACACCAGACCATCAAGCTCGGTCCAGAGCATTTCATGTCTGACGGAGAAAATGTCACCCCTGCCCTCATTCGCGAGATCGAATCTATTGACCCTGGCTGGAAAGTGAAGGGCGGAGAGCCCGTGTTTGAAGAGGCTGCGACGAGGAAACGCCTCAAGATCAGCGAATACATGCCCGGGGATATTGACATACAAGCCATGATAGATAATCTCAACAAGCCTCGTGACGTCACCTTCTTCTCGGTGATGGATGAGGTCTTTGGAAAACGCTAACTATTCGGTTAGCCGGACAGCCAGCAAGCTGCGCTTGCTGGTGCCCGCGCTCCGGCGGTCGGTTACGTCGATCGTTATCTGGCTCTGGATTATGACAGCTCAGCGCGATCTATATAGTCTCAATGCTGAACATCTCCTCCCACGTCGCCATTCCTGATCACGAGATCGAGATCCATGCCGTTCAGTCGCAGGGGAAGGGCGCCAGCACGTCAACAAGGTGGCGACGGCGATTTGGACGACTCCGTTCCCAGCACTGTACAAATTGCTCGTGGGTGCTGAAGATGTCTTTCTGATCCCTCTTGGGGTAAGATTTGCGTTATGAGCCTGGAAAAACTTGAGGCGGAAGCCCTCAAATTAGACCCAAAGGAACGGGCGCGGTTAGCCGGCAAGCTGCTGGAAAGTCTGGAGCAGCTCTCCGAAGACGAAAACGCCAAGCTATGGGCCGAAGAAGCCCAACGGCGGGATGAGGAGATGGATACACATCCCGGCGGCAGTTCTTCCGCCGAGGAGGCCCTCCGGGACGCGAGAGCCAAGCTGCGGTGAATGGAGCAAATCTCCTTTCATCGCCTTGCCCGACGCGAACTGATCGATGCTGCGCTCTTCTACGACGTGGAAAGCCCAGGACTAGGCGCTGCGTTTCTTGACGAGGTTGAAGACTGCACGAGAAACCTTCTCGCATTTCCTGAATCAGGCCAAGTTGTTCGTGGGGGAGTTCGACGCCGGCTCCTTCGTCGGTTTCCCTACGCGCTCTTGTACTCCCTGAAAAAAGACACCATACGCGTGCTGGCGGTGATGAATCTGAAACGGCGCCCCCTGTACTGGGTTGGCCGGGAGTGATCCGTCTGAGAGAATCGCCGATTCGTGTTGAGACTTCGTGAGATCCCATGCTCTACATCTCCTCCCACGTCGCCATTCCTGATCACGAGATCGAGATCCATGCCGTGCGGTCGCAGGGGGCGGGCGGGCAGCACGTCAACAAGGTCTCGACGGCGATTCATCTGCGGTTCGACATCGCCGCCTCCTCGCTCCCTCCCTTCTATAAGGAGGAACTCCTGAAGCTGCGGGACCATCGCATAACGCAGGGTGGCGTGATCACCATCAAGGCCCAGCAGTCGCGGAGCCAGGAGCAGAATCGAGCCGATGCGCTCGATCGGCTCCGTGAGCTGATTCAGCTCGTCGCGGTCCCGCGCAAGAAGCGCAAGGCGACGAAACCGACCAAGGCCTCGAAACAACGGCGGTTGGAAAGCAAGACCAAGCGGGGGCGGCTGAAGGCGCTCAGGGGACGGATTGACGACTAGGGGGACGACAATCGTCATCCGTCAGTGGTCAAGCGTGAGAAGGGCATGAAGTTCGGGTGGCAGTTGTTTGACGAGTGAGGTTTGACGAATGACGCTACTCCGAAGACACCAGCGATCCCAGGATATGGTACCCGCCGTCCACGTAGATCACTTCGCCGGTGATGCCTCGGCCGAGTGGGCTGATCAGGAACAGCGCGGTGTCGCCCACCTCGCCCTGTTCGGTCGCGCGGCGCAGCGGAGCAAAGTCTTTGTGGTGATCGACCATCTTGCTGATGCCGGAGACGCCGCGGGCGGCTAGGGTTTTGATCGGACCGGCTGAAACGGCGTTGACGCGGATGTTCTTCGGCCCGAGATCGTGCGCGAGATAGCGGACGGTCGCCTCCAGCGCGGCCTTGGCGACGCCCATGACGTTATAGTGCGGGACCACCCGTTCGGCGCCGAGATAGGTGAGCGTGACCACCGAGCCCCCTTCCGTCATCAGCGGCACAGCCGCCCTGGTGACGGCGACGAGCGAATAGGCGCTCACGTCGAGCGCGGTGGCGAACCCCTTCCTGGTCGTATTGACGAACTGCCCCGTCAGCTCTTCGCGCGGGGCAAAGGCGACCGAGTGGACCAGGAAGTCGAGCCGGCCGAACTCCTTCTGCACCTGCTGCATCAGCGCCTCGATCTGGGCATCGTCTCCGACGTCGCAGGGGAAGGCCTTCGCGCCCGGCATGGATGCGGCGAGTTCCTCGACATTCTCCTTGAGCCGGTCGTTCTGGTAGTTGAACAGCAGGTGCGCGCCCTGCCCGGCCGCCGATTGGGCGATGGCCCAGGCGATGCTGTGTTTGTTCGCCACGCCGATGATCAAGCCCTTCTTTCCGTCCAGCAAACCCATCCGTCATCTCCTTGTTCAGCCCAGGTATAAACCGTCAGGAACATAGCATAGAACCGGTAGCGTGGGAAATCAGGGAAGTCGAGGTCCTGTGCTAGGACTGCACTCGCCCCAGCCTGAGCGTGGCTCTTTCTGAACCGTCGCAGTATAGTGGCAGGCTCCCACCATGCCGACTGCTCGACGAAGAAAGGTGATACTGGATACGGACCCGGGCGTGGATGACGCACTGGCGATCCTCTTGGCGCTTCGGTCGCCGGAACTTGATGTGGTCGGGATCACGACGATCTGCGGCAACGTGCCGGTCGGACAGGCGACCGAGAACCTCTTCCGTATCCTGAGCCTGGTCGATCCACCGCGCGGTCTGTTGATCGGCCAAGGAGCGGCCGCTCCGCTACGCCGTCCGCTGGAGACTGCGACGCACGTGCACGGCGCTGATGGATTGGGGGATCTGGACCAGTTCACGAATCAGAGCGGGCAGCCCCGCTACCCGCGCCCAGTCGTGCCTGGCAGGCTCCCTTCCGCCGTTGAGACCTGGGAACGGTGCATGCGGACGCATGGACCAAACCTCACGCTCATAACCCTGGGACCGCTCACCAATCTGGCGCAGGCGCTCCAACGGCCTGCGATCGTCGCGAAGGGATTTCGATCCATCATTGCTATGGCCGGCGCCATCGCCGTCCCCGGCAACGTGACGCGCGCGGCGGAGTTCAATGTGTACGTCGATCCTCATGCGGCTGAGCAGGTGTTGCAAGCCGATCTGCCGCTGACATTGATTCCTCTGGATGTGACCACGAAGGTGACGGTGTCGCGCGAGGCCATCACGAAACTGACCGCCCGCGCCCGTGATCCGGTCGGACAATTTTTCGCCGATGCCACGGGGGCCGCGTTGGATTTTGCCGATCGCGTCGAGGGGGCGGCGGTATTTCCGTTTCATGATCCCCTGGCTGTGGCGGTCGCGATCGACCCGGCGCTGGTTCAGCTTGTCCCGTTGCACGTGGCCGTGGAAACTGAGGGGCCTGTCGCTCTGGGAGCCACGCTCGCCGATCGGCGCAGGTTGCGGCGCGAACACCAGAACCGTCCGAACGTTCAGGTGGCCCTGCGCGTGCAGGCCGATCGGGCCCGCCGCCTCATCACGGAACGACTATGCCGAACGTCCTCGTGATCGGGTCATCCAATCTCGACTTGACCGTCAGGCTCGACCGTTTGCCGGTCGTCGGAGAAACGGTGTCGGGCGGCGAGTTCTATCAATCGTTCGGCGGCAAGGGGGCTAACCAGGCCGTCGCGGCGCGCCGGGCTGGCGCGGATGTGCTGTTCGTGACCAAAGTTGGCGCGGACGCCAACGGGGAGGTGATCGCACGGCATCTCGTCGAACAGGGAATTCCCGCGGTTGGCCTGCGTCAGGACCGGCGCGCGCCGACCGGCGTGGCGTTGATCGTGGTCGATACCCACGGGCGCAACATGATCGCCGTGGCGCCCGGCAGCAATCGGCTGCTGACCGCCGAGGAGATTCGCGAGCACGCCTTGGCGTTCGAGGAGGCGAAGGTCCTGTTGGTTCAATTGGAGGTCCCGTTGGCCGCTGTGACGCAGGCGCTGACCCTCGCCAAGGCCAAGGGCATGACCACGATCCTGAATCCCGCCCCTGCCCAATCGCTGCCGGACCGGCTCCTCAAACTGGTTGATATCGTGACTCCCAATGAAACGGAAGCGACTGTACTGACCGGTCAGGCTGTTAGAGAAGCGGCGGCGCGCGATCTGCTGGCGCGAGGGGTGCGCGAGGTCGTGGTGACGCTGGGCGAGCAGGGCGCCCTCTGGACAAACGCGGCAGGAATGAAGGCGATCCTTCCGTTCAAGGCCACGCCTGTGGATTCCACCGCGGCCGGCGATGCGTTCAACGGTGCACTCGCCGCTGCATTGGCGGAAGGCCGGTCCCTCGACCGTGCCTTGCGGTTTGCCTCGGCGGCCGGCGCCCTGGCGGTGACGAAGCGCGGCGCCCAGGAATCGATGCCAGGCCGGCGCGAGATCGAAGCGGTGCTGGATCGAGTCATTTAGCCGGCCCATTTCGAGACCCTCGGTTTGATCAGGGAAAGCCTATTAAATCAACCGGTTGATAGGAAGGTCATCCCACTGGCTCCTTCTTCCGAAGGACAGCTACCCCCGTTTGGGGCATTGCGGCTGTTCCGCCCGCTCAGCGATAACAAGGCTCCTCGCGGGGGGATGATCGACGGGAGCCACATGCGAAAAATCCTGAGTTTCAGCGACGATCTCACGCAAGAAGAAGTGGAACACCTCACCACGCTCTTGATCTACCATTTGGTCGAGCGTTGCGGCGGTCGGGTGAGTTTCACGACAGAAGACGCCTCCCAAACGCTCGAAGGACTTGAGACCAAAATGGTCCACATGCAGATCGGCAATGCCATCACGCTTCGTATCGTCACGCGCCCGCCCGAATTGCAAGACCCCGCAGTGATCCGATAGCTTCCCTGTAAGGCACTGCCGTTTCGTGAGACAATGCAGCAGGCAATGTCAGGGAGAGGTGTTGATGACGACGGCGCGGGTGAGTCCGTTGATGTCGGTGGTGTTGGCTGGACTGTTGGCGATCGCGGCCGGCTTGGATCGTCCCGCTGGAGCGGCGAACCTCGAGAAGGCCGTCTTTGCGGGCGGCTGTTTCTGGTGCATGGAAGAGGCCTTTGAAGGGGTCGAAGGCGTCGTCTCGGTGGCGTCCGGCTACATCGGAGGGATGAAAGCCAATCCGAGCTACGAGGAAGTGTCTTCCGGTTCAACGGGTCACGCCGAAGCCGTTGAGGTCCTGTTCGATCCGGCCAGGACCAACTATCCGAAGTTGCTGGAGGTCTTTTGGCGGAACATCGACCCGACCACGCCGGACCGGCAATTCTGCGATCGCGGGAGCCAGTATCGATCGGCGATCTTTACGTTGACGGAGCTGCAACAGCGTCAGGCGGAGGAGTCGAAACGAGCCGTTGAACAAACCAAACCCTTCCGAGAACCGATCGTGACACAGATCGTTCCCGCCACGACGTTTTATCCCGCCGAGGACTACCATCAGGATTTTTACAAACGCAACCCGATCCGCTACAAGTTCTACAAGTACAACTGCGGGCGGGTGCAGCGGCTTGAGGAAGTCTGGGGGAAGTCGCGAGGCTAGCCCACCGCTCGCCTTTGCTCCTCCGATCGGCCGTTGAACCACTCCGGACAACGCAGAGCGAGCTTCTCCTGGCCTTGCTCATGCCAGACGGGAAATGTTTTCCGGAGACTGTGCAGGGAAGGCGGATCGGCGTAAAGACCTATCAGGGGAGGATGACCGTCAGTGGGCTTGCCGGGCCCTCATCTGCGCCAACGCCGCCTGCGCCTCGAGGATGAAATCGGTGCGTTGATCCGCTTGCGCCAGTTGGAGCGCTTCGCTGGCGAGCACGATCGCCGGCTGATGGTTGCCGCGGGAGCAGTAACTTTTGGCGAGGCTCAGCCTGGCGTTGACTGATTTGGGATCACGGCGGATGATCATCTCCAGGAGACGCTCGCCTTGTTCCTGGTCCCCGCCCAATAGGCTTGGCAGTCTCACGAGAAAGGTGGCCTTGGCCGATAAGGCGTCGAGATTACCCGGCTCCAGTTCGAGCGCCCGGTCGAGTTCTTTCATCATGCGGCGGAAGCCGAAGAGGGAGGTGAGATTCTCGCCGTCCACGCGGAGCTGTTCCCCGAGCGTGCAGAAAAGCGCAAAGTGCGCGCGGGCAGACCGTTCGTTCAACTCGATCGCCCGTTCCGCCAGCGCCTGGCTGCGCTCGAAATGGGCAACCCGGGCGGCTCGTTGCTGAGCGGCCCGGCCCAACTCGCATTCCCGGATCGACTCAGCCGTCAACTGCGGAACCGAATCCGAGGCTGACGCAGCATGGGGCAGATTGAGGGAGGCGAGGACAAGCGCAAAAATCAGGACAAGCGGCATTCCGTTCATCAGAACTTTTCTCCGAGTCACGTTCCCCGAAGCCTTCAAAGTATAAAGCAACTCCACTGGCTTGGCCAGTTGATTTTTCGGGTTTTGGGATCTCCGCACCGGCACCGGCTCGACCGATCGTTGTAGCCAAGGTCACCCGAACGTTAGCGTTCGTCGCCCAATGACGGCTTCAGTTCCGGCTGGCGCGTTCGCCAGCAGTGGCTCCTCGCAAGACCGCGAAGAGAGCCAACATGGCCTCATACGAGTAATGGGCATTCCGCCCGCTTGGGTTCGGTAACAAGAATACGCGCGTGTTGGCGAAGCGCTTGGGCTGCCAGCCCGGCGAGGGCCGCGGCGGAATCGAAGCGGCGGTGGATGGTCCCGGACGAGGTGGAAAGATTGCAGGCAACAGCGTCATGCCGAGCAGGGCGATGATTCGGGGGCGATGCCGGAGGACGAGAGAATGCAGCCGTTTCCGGCCTGCCATATATTCCTCGGCCTTGAGGCTGCCGACGCCGGCGGTCGGGCGACGAATGAGATTCGTGATGCCGATCCCCCATTGAGGCAACCGCCTATCGTCCTCCGGGCCGAGGGGCTCAGGGACGAGGCGGGCTCCATAGAGCAGTTTCCAAAAGCGATTCGAA
The DNA window shown above is from Nitrospira tepida and carries:
- a CDS encoding aminotransferase class V-fold PLP-dependent enzyme; translation: MDRRSFLIRTGLLIGAAVMEAAVSGCETPQVRRRREGYKNWTAVRNEFLLDRSKIHMTGFLLASHPAPVREAIERHRQGLDEDPATYWSEREETGEAAVLAAAAGYLGVSATDIALTDSTTMGLGLLYGGLKLSQGQEILSTIHDHYSTDTSLRLRAERTGASFRQIPLYKDLKTVTQEEIVQTLVKEVRPETRYVAVTWVHSSTGLKLPIRAIADALATINRSRAEQDRILLCVDGVHGLGVENVKLPDLGCDFFVAGTHKWMFGPRGTGLVWGKPQAWPLAQATIPTFDSTAYRMWMKETAEHAIHQAALMTPGGFHSFEHRWALNEAFTFHQIIGKAQVTERIYELNQQLKQGLATMPRVTLHTPMSQDLSAGIVCFEIEGMKPGKVVEKLKEDKIIASVSPYAVQYVRLAPSLLNTPGEVEVVLRAIRDLTV
- a CDS encoding addiction module protein, translated to MTLQEKLAAMESIWEDLARTPDAIESPDWHQDILDERRRQVAEGRAHFIDWETAKTDIRKKLF
- a CDS encoding helix-turn-helix transcriptional regulator — encoded protein: MDKAKQKRLEARGWRVGTAENFLGLSPEEAALVEMKVNLSQALRARREAHGLSQLALAKRLQSSQSRIAKMEAADRTVSIDLLVRGLVVLGARPRDIARALGQKSGAAA
- a CDS encoding addiction module protein, which produces MSLEKLEAEALKLDPKERARLAGKLLESLEQLSEDENAKLWAEEAQRRDEEMDTHPGGSSSAEEALRDARAKLR
- a CDS encoding type II toxin-antitoxin system RelE/ParE family toxin, yielding MEQISFHRLARRELIDAALFYDVESPGLGAAFLDEVEDCTRNLLAFPESGQVVRGGVRRRLLRRFPYALLYSLKKDTIRVLAVMNLKRRPLYWVGRE
- the arfB gene encoding alternative ribosome rescue aminoacyl-tRNA hydrolase ArfB, translated to MLYISSHVAIPDHEIEIHAVRSQGAGGQHVNKVSTAIHLRFDIAASSLPPFYKEELLKLRDHRITQGGVITIKAQQSRSQEQNRADALDRLRELIQLVAVPRKKRKATKPTKASKQRRLESKTKRGRLKALRGRIDD
- a CDS encoding enoyl-ACP reductase FabI produces the protein MGLLDGKKGLIIGVANKHSIAWAIAQSAAGQGAHLLFNYQNDRLKENVEELAASMPGAKAFPCDVGDDAQIEALMQQVQKEFGRLDFLVHSVAFAPREELTGQFVNTTRKGFATALDVSAYSLVAVTRAAVPLMTEGGSVVTLTYLGAERVVPHYNVMGVAKAALEATVRYLAHDLGPKNIRVNAVSAGPIKTLAARGVSGISKMVDHHKDFAPLRRATEQGEVGDTALFLISPLGRGITGEVIYVDGGYHILGSLVSSE
- a CDS encoding nucleoside hydrolase, producing the protein MDDALAILLALRSPELDVVGITTICGNVPVGQATENLFRILSLVDPPRGLLIGQGAAAPLRRPLETATHVHGADGLGDLDQFTNQSGQPRYPRPVVPGRLPSAVETWERCMRTHGPNLTLITLGPLTNLAQALQRPAIVAKGFRSIIAMAGAIAVPGNVTRAAEFNVYVDPHAAEQVLQADLPLTLIPLDVTTKVTVSREAITKLTARARDPVGQFFADATGAALDFADRVEGAAVFPFHDPLAVAVAIDPALVQLVPLHVAVETEGPVALGATLADRRRLRREHQNRPNVQVALRVQADRARRLITERLCRTSS
- the rbsK gene encoding ribokinase, producing the protein MPNVLVIGSSNLDLTVRLDRLPVVGETVSGGEFYQSFGGKGANQAVAARRAGADVLFVTKVGADANGEVIARHLVEQGIPAVGLRQDRRAPTGVALIVVDTHGRNMIAVAPGSNRLLTAEEIREHALAFEEAKVLLVQLEVPLAAVTQALTLAKAKGMTTILNPAPAQSLPDRLLKLVDIVTPNETEATVLTGQAVREAAARDLLARGVREVVVTLGEQGALWTNAAGMKAILPFKATPVDSTAAGDAFNGALAAALAEGRSLDRALRFASAAGALAVTKRGAQESMPGRREIEAVLDRVI
- the msrA gene encoding peptide-methionine (S)-S-oxide reductase MsrA; the encoded protein is MTTARVSPLMSVVLAGLLAIAAGLDRPAGAANLEKAVFAGGCFWCMEEAFEGVEGVVSVASGYIGGMKANPSYEEVSSGSTGHAEAVEVLFDPARTNYPKLLEVFWRNIDPTTPDRQFCDRGSQYRSAIFTLTELQQRQAEESKRAVEQTKPFREPIVTQIVPATTFYPAEDYHQDFYKRNPIRYKFYKYNCGRVQRLEEVWGKSRG
- a CDS encoding mismatch-specific DNA-glycosylase — translated: MRAKRATSRTSLPDYVGPGLEILFVGINPGLRSMAVGHHFAGYSNRFWKLLYGARLVPEPLGPEDDRRLPQWGIGITNLIRRPTAGVGSLKAEEYMAGRKRLHSLVLRHRPRIIALLGMTLLPAIFPPRPGPSTAASIPPRPSPGWQPKRFANTRVFLLPNPSGRNAHYSYEAMLALFAVLRGATAGERASRN